A portion of the Perognathus longimembris pacificus isolate PPM17 chromosome 20, ASM2315922v1, whole genome shotgun sequence genome contains these proteins:
- the Slc28a1 gene encoding sodium/nucleoside cotransporter 1 isoform X7 produces MQRALALLVLTSVALVFLAYSLLKRLLGPRLGRCPGLRCVGLPRRSCLNLWLKRGLALAAILGLVLWLSLDTSQRPEQLVSFAGICVFIVFLFACSKHHGAVSWRAVCWGLALQFLLGLFVIRTEPGFVAFQWLGEQIQVFLSYTEAGSSFVFGEALVKDVFAFQVLCSLSGLAHYHLLQLRHVGSLLHWPHAVGHPEAHWHTSRRPPAPFQIAWLMQLTMGTTATETLSVAGNIFVSQTEAPLLIRPYLADMTLSEVHAVMVGGYATIAGSLLGAYISFGIDAASLIAASVMAAPGALALSKLVYPEVEESKFRSGEGVELSSRGAQNLVEAASSGAAISVKVVANIAANLIAFLAVLAFINAALSWLGDMVDIQGLSFQLLCSYVLRPVAFLMGAAWEDCAVVAELLGIKLFLNEFVAYQQLSEYKQRRLAGAEEWVDGAKQWISVRAEILTTFALCGFANFSSIGIMLGGLTSLAPQRRSDFSQIVLRALLTGACVSLVNACVAGVLYVPRGPEVDCVSLLNNTLSSSSFEVYQCCREAFQSSLELGPALSPQALSNCCRFYNHTACA; encoded by the exons ATGCAGAGGGCCCTGGCGCTGCTTGTCCTCACCAGTGTGGCCCTGGTCTTCCTGGCCTACAGCCTGCTGAAGAGGCTTCTGGGGCCGAGGCTGGGCAGGTGCCCGGGGCTCCGGTGCGTGGGGCTCCCCAGACGTTCCTGTCTGAACCTCTGGCTTAAAAG GGGTCTGGCGCTGGCTGCCATCCTGGGCCTGGTCTTGTGGCTCTCTCTGGACACATCCCAGCGGCCCGAGCAGTTGGTCTCCTTTGCAGGGATCTGCGTGTTCATCGTCTTCCTCTTTGCCTGCTCCAAGCACCACGGTGCC GTGTCCTGGCGGGCTGTGTGCTGGGGCCTTGCGCTGCAGTTTCTGCTTGGACTCTTTGTCATCAGAACAGAGCCCGGATTTGTTGCCTTCCAGTGGCTGGGGGAACAGATCCAG GTCTTCCTGAGCTACACTGAGGCAGGCTCCAGCTTTGTATTTGGGGAGGCGCTGGTCAAGGATGTCTTTGCCTTTCAG GTCCTCTGCTCTCTGTCAGGTCTTGCCCATTATCATCTTCTTCAGCTGCGTCATGTCGGTTCTCTACTACATTGGCCTCATGCAGTGGGTCATCCTGAAG CTCACTGGCACACCTCACGAAGGCCACCTGCTCCCTTCCAGATTGCCTGGCTGATGCAGCTCACCATGGGGACCACGGCTACAGAGACCCTGAGTGTGGCAGGAAACATCTTTGTGAGCCAG ACCGAGGCTCCTCTGCTGATCCGGCCCTACTTGGCTGACATGACGCTGTCAGAGGTGCACGCTGTCATGGTGGGAGGCTACGCCACCATTGCTGGCAGTCTGCTGGGTGCCTACATCTCTTTTGGG aTCGACGCCGCCTCTCTCATCGCAGCGTCTGTGATGGCAGCCCCTGGTGCCCTAGCTCTCTCCAAGCTGGTCTACCCCGAAGTGGAGGAGTCCAAGTTCAGGAGTGGGGAAGGGGTGGAGCTGAGCTCCAG AGGTGCTCAGAACCTCGTGGAGGCAGCCAGCAGTGGGGCCGCCATCTCAGTCAAGGTTGTGGCCAACATTGCCGCCAACCTCATCGCCTTCTTGGCTGTCCTGGCCTTCATCAACGCTGCCCTCTCCTGGCTGGGTGACATGGTGGACATCCAGGGGCTCAGTTTCCAG CTCCTCTGCTCCTATGTCCTGCGGCCCGTGGCCTTCTTGATGGGCGCTGCCTGGGAGGACTGTGCGGTGGTGGCCGAGCTTCTGGGCATCAAGCTGTTTCTCAACGAGTTTGTGGCCTACCAGCAGCTCTCGGAGTACAAGCAGCGCCGCCTGGCGGGGGCTGAGGAATGGGTCGATGGCGCCAAGCAGTGGATCTCT GTGAGAGCAGAAATCCTTACCACGTTCGCCCTCTGTGGATTTGCCAACTTCAGCTCCATTGGGATCATGCTGGGAGGCCTGA CCTCCCTGGCCCCCCAGCGGAGGAGCGACTTCTCCCAGATTGTGTTGCGGGCGCTGCTTACAGGGGCCTGCGTGTCCCTCGTGAATGCTTGCGTGGCAG GAGTCCTGTATGTGCCCAGGGGGCCAGAGGTGGACTGTGTGTCCCTCCTCAACAACACCCTCAGCAGCAGCAGCTTTGAGGTGTATCAGTGCTGCCGTGAGGCTTTCCAGAG CAGCCTGGAGCTTGGCCCGGCGCTCAGCCCACAGGCTCTGAGCAACTGCTGCCGCTTCTACAACCACACGGCCTGTGCCTAG
- the Slc28a1 gene encoding sodium/nucleoside cotransporter 1 isoform X6, whose protein sequence is MADGAPIPRQATSLTPVALGLENMGAELLERMEEGRLAGGDWKPAPGAQSEDGWSTAGSKPSSRWPLPRRSLQPVQRARSFCQEHAQLFRWIGTGLLCTAYAAFLLVACLLDMQRALALLVLTSVALVFLAYSLLKRLLGPRLGRCPGLRCVGLPRRSCLNLWLKRGLALAAILGLVLWLSLDTSQRPEQLVSFAGICVFIVFLFACSKHHGAVSWRAVCWGLALQFLLGLFVIRTEPGFVAFQWLGEQIQVFLSYTEAGSSFVFGEALVKDVFAFQVLPIIIFFSCVMSVLYYIGLMQWVILKIAWLMQLTMGTTATETLSVAGNIFVSQTEAPLLIRPYLADMTLSEVHAVMVGGYATIAGSLLGAYISFGIDAASLIAASVMAAPGALALSKLVYPEVEESKFRSGEGVELSSRGAQNLVEAASSGAAISVKVVANIAANLIAFLAVLAFINAALSWLGDMVDIQGLSFQLLCSYVLRPVAFLMGAAWEDCAVVAELLGIKLFLNEFVAYQQLSEYKQRRLAGAEEWVDGAKQWISVRAEILTTFALCGFANFSSIGIMLGGLTSLAPQRRSDFSQIVLRALLTGACVSLVNACVAGVLYVPRGPEVDCVSLLNNTLSSSSFEVYQCCREAFQSLELGPALSPQALSNCCRFYNHTACA, encoded by the exons ATGGCAGACGGCGCACCCATCCCGAGGCAGGCCACCTCCCTCACACCCGTGGCCCTCGGCCTGGAGAACATGGGGGCTGAGCTCTTGGAGAGAATG GAGGAAGGCCGGCTCGCTGGTGGTGACTGGAAGCCTGCACCAGGCGCGCAGAGTGAGGACGGCTGGAGCACAGCGGGGTCCAAGCCCTCCTCACGATG GCCTCTCCCCAGGAGGAGCCTGCAGCCAGTCCAGAGAGCCAGAAGCTTCTGCCAGGAGCACGCGCAGCTGTTTCGATGGATCGGCACAGGCCTGCTCTGTACTG CGTACGCGGCCTTCCTGCTGGTCGCCTGCCTCCTGGACATGCAGAGGGCCCTGGCGCTGCTTGTCCTCACCAGTGTGGCCCTGGTCTTCCTGGCCTACAGCCTGCTGAAGAGGCTTCTGGGGCCGAGGCTGGGCAGGTGCCCGGGGCTCCGGTGCGTGGGGCTCCCCAGACGTTCCTGTCTGAACCTCTGGCTTAAAAG GGGTCTGGCGCTGGCTGCCATCCTGGGCCTGGTCTTGTGGCTCTCTCTGGACACATCCCAGCGGCCCGAGCAGTTGGTCTCCTTTGCAGGGATCTGCGTGTTCATCGTCTTCCTCTTTGCCTGCTCCAAGCACCACGGTGCC GTGTCCTGGCGGGCTGTGTGCTGGGGCCTTGCGCTGCAGTTTCTGCTTGGACTCTTTGTCATCAGAACAGAGCCCGGATTTGTTGCCTTCCAGTGGCTGGGGGAACAGATCCAG GTCTTCCTGAGCTACACTGAGGCAGGCTCCAGCTTTGTATTTGGGGAGGCGCTGGTCAAGGATGTCTTTGCCTTTCAG GTCTTGCCCATTATCATCTTCTTCAGCTGCGTCATGTCGGTTCTCTACTACATTGGCCTCATGCAGTGGGTCATCCTGAAG ATTGCCTGGCTGATGCAGCTCACCATGGGGACCACGGCTACAGAGACCCTGAGTGTGGCAGGAAACATCTTTGTGAGCCAG ACCGAGGCTCCTCTGCTGATCCGGCCCTACTTGGCTGACATGACGCTGTCAGAGGTGCACGCTGTCATGGTGGGAGGCTACGCCACCATTGCTGGCAGTCTGCTGGGTGCCTACATCTCTTTTGGG aTCGACGCCGCCTCTCTCATCGCAGCGTCTGTGATGGCAGCCCCTGGTGCCCTAGCTCTCTCCAAGCTGGTCTACCCCGAAGTGGAGGAGTCCAAGTTCAGGAGTGGGGAAGGGGTGGAGCTGAGCTCCAG AGGTGCTCAGAACCTCGTGGAGGCAGCCAGCAGTGGGGCCGCCATCTCAGTCAAGGTTGTGGCCAACATTGCCGCCAACCTCATCGCCTTCTTGGCTGTCCTGGCCTTCATCAACGCTGCCCTCTCCTGGCTGGGTGACATGGTGGACATCCAGGGGCTCAGTTTCCAG CTCCTCTGCTCCTATGTCCTGCGGCCCGTGGCCTTCTTGATGGGCGCTGCCTGGGAGGACTGTGCGGTGGTGGCCGAGCTTCTGGGCATCAAGCTGTTTCTCAACGAGTTTGTGGCCTACCAGCAGCTCTCGGAGTACAAGCAGCGCCGCCTGGCGGGGGCTGAGGAATGGGTCGATGGCGCCAAGCAGTGGATCTCT GTGAGAGCAGAAATCCTTACCACGTTCGCCCTCTGTGGATTTGCCAACTTCAGCTCCATTGGGATCATGCTGGGAGGCCTGA CCTCCCTGGCCCCCCAGCGGAGGAGCGACTTCTCCCAGATTGTGTTGCGGGCGCTGCTTACAGGGGCCTGCGTGTCCCTCGTGAATGCTTGCGTGGCAG GAGTCCTGTATGTGCCCAGGGGGCCAGAGGTGGACTGTGTGTCCCTCCTCAACAACACCCTCAGCAGCAGCAGCTTTGAGGTGTATCAGTGCTGCCGTGAGGCTTTCCAGAG CCTGGAGCTTGGCCCGGCGCTCAGCCCACAGGCTCTGAGCAACTGCTGCCGCTTCTACAACCACACGGCCTGTGCCTAG
- the Slc28a1 gene encoding sodium/nucleoside cotransporter 1 isoform X5: MADGAPIPRQATSLTPVALGLENMGAELLERMEEGRLAGGDWKPAPGAQSEDGWSTAGSKPSSRWPLPRRSLQPVQRARSFCQEHAQLFRWIGTGLLCTAYAAFLLVACLLDMQRALALLVLTSVALVFLAYSLLKRLLGPRLGRCPGLRCVGLPRRSCLNLWLKRGLALAAILGLVLWLSLDTSQRPEQLVSFAGICVFIVFLFACSKHHGAVSWRAVCWGLALQFLLGLFVIRTEPGFVAFQWLGEQIQVFLSYTEAGSSFVFGEALVKDVFAFQVLPIIIFFSCVMSVLYYIGLMQWVILKIAWLMQLTMGTTATETLSVAGNIFVSQTEAPLLIRPYLADMTLSEVHAVMVGGYATIAGSLLGAYISFGIDAASLIAASVMAAPGALALSKLVYPEVEESKFRSGEGVELSSRGAQNLVEAASSGAAISVKVVANIAANLIAFLAVLAFINAALSWLGDMVDIQGLSFQLLCSYVLRPVAFLMGAAWEDCAVVAELLGIKLFLNEFVAYQQLSEYKQRRLAGAEEWVDGAKQWISVRAEILTTFALCGFANFSSIGIMLGGLTSLAPQRRSDFSQIVLRALLTGACVSLVNACVAGVLYVPRGPEVDCVSLLNNTLSSSSFEVYQCCREAFQSSLELGPALSPQALSNCCRFYNHTACA, encoded by the exons ATGGCAGACGGCGCACCCATCCCGAGGCAGGCCACCTCCCTCACACCCGTGGCCCTCGGCCTGGAGAACATGGGGGCTGAGCTCTTGGAGAGAATG GAGGAAGGCCGGCTCGCTGGTGGTGACTGGAAGCCTGCACCAGGCGCGCAGAGTGAGGACGGCTGGAGCACAGCGGGGTCCAAGCCCTCCTCACGATG GCCTCTCCCCAGGAGGAGCCTGCAGCCAGTCCAGAGAGCCAGAAGCTTCTGCCAGGAGCACGCGCAGCTGTTTCGATGGATCGGCACAGGCCTGCTCTGTACTG CGTACGCGGCCTTCCTGCTGGTCGCCTGCCTCCTGGACATGCAGAGGGCCCTGGCGCTGCTTGTCCTCACCAGTGTGGCCCTGGTCTTCCTGGCCTACAGCCTGCTGAAGAGGCTTCTGGGGCCGAGGCTGGGCAGGTGCCCGGGGCTCCGGTGCGTGGGGCTCCCCAGACGTTCCTGTCTGAACCTCTGGCTTAAAAG GGGTCTGGCGCTGGCTGCCATCCTGGGCCTGGTCTTGTGGCTCTCTCTGGACACATCCCAGCGGCCCGAGCAGTTGGTCTCCTTTGCAGGGATCTGCGTGTTCATCGTCTTCCTCTTTGCCTGCTCCAAGCACCACGGTGCC GTGTCCTGGCGGGCTGTGTGCTGGGGCCTTGCGCTGCAGTTTCTGCTTGGACTCTTTGTCATCAGAACAGAGCCCGGATTTGTTGCCTTCCAGTGGCTGGGGGAACAGATCCAG GTCTTCCTGAGCTACACTGAGGCAGGCTCCAGCTTTGTATTTGGGGAGGCGCTGGTCAAGGATGTCTTTGCCTTTCAG GTCTTGCCCATTATCATCTTCTTCAGCTGCGTCATGTCGGTTCTCTACTACATTGGCCTCATGCAGTGGGTCATCCTGAAG ATTGCCTGGCTGATGCAGCTCACCATGGGGACCACGGCTACAGAGACCCTGAGTGTGGCAGGAAACATCTTTGTGAGCCAG ACCGAGGCTCCTCTGCTGATCCGGCCCTACTTGGCTGACATGACGCTGTCAGAGGTGCACGCTGTCATGGTGGGAGGCTACGCCACCATTGCTGGCAGTCTGCTGGGTGCCTACATCTCTTTTGGG aTCGACGCCGCCTCTCTCATCGCAGCGTCTGTGATGGCAGCCCCTGGTGCCCTAGCTCTCTCCAAGCTGGTCTACCCCGAAGTGGAGGAGTCCAAGTTCAGGAGTGGGGAAGGGGTGGAGCTGAGCTCCAG AGGTGCTCAGAACCTCGTGGAGGCAGCCAGCAGTGGGGCCGCCATCTCAGTCAAGGTTGTGGCCAACATTGCCGCCAACCTCATCGCCTTCTTGGCTGTCCTGGCCTTCATCAACGCTGCCCTCTCCTGGCTGGGTGACATGGTGGACATCCAGGGGCTCAGTTTCCAG CTCCTCTGCTCCTATGTCCTGCGGCCCGTGGCCTTCTTGATGGGCGCTGCCTGGGAGGACTGTGCGGTGGTGGCCGAGCTTCTGGGCATCAAGCTGTTTCTCAACGAGTTTGTGGCCTACCAGCAGCTCTCGGAGTACAAGCAGCGCCGCCTGGCGGGGGCTGAGGAATGGGTCGATGGCGCCAAGCAGTGGATCTCT GTGAGAGCAGAAATCCTTACCACGTTCGCCCTCTGTGGATTTGCCAACTTCAGCTCCATTGGGATCATGCTGGGAGGCCTGA CCTCCCTGGCCCCCCAGCGGAGGAGCGACTTCTCCCAGATTGTGTTGCGGGCGCTGCTTACAGGGGCCTGCGTGTCCCTCGTGAATGCTTGCGTGGCAG GAGTCCTGTATGTGCCCAGGGGGCCAGAGGTGGACTGTGTGTCCCTCCTCAACAACACCCTCAGCAGCAGCAGCTTTGAGGTGTATCAGTGCTGCCGTGAGGCTTTCCAGAG CAGCCTGGAGCTTGGCCCGGCGCTCAGCCCACAGGCTCTGAGCAACTGCTGCCGCTTCTACAACCACACGGCCTGTGCCTAG
- the Slc28a1 gene encoding sodium/nucleoside cotransporter 1 isoform X1 — MADGAPIPRQATSLTPVALGLENMGAELLERMEEGRLAGGDWKPAPGAQSEDGWSTAGSKPSSRWPLPRRSLQPVQRARSFCQEHAQLFRWIGTGLLCTAYAAFLLVACLLDMQRALALLVLTSVALVFLAYSLLKRLLGPRLGRCPGLRCVGLPRRSCLNLWLKRGLALAAILGLVLWLSLDTSQRPEQLVSFAGICVFIVFLFACSKHHGAVSWRAVCWGLALQFLLGLFVIRTEPGFVAFQWLGEQIQVFLSYTEAGSSFVFGEALVKDVFAFQVLCSLSGLAHYHLLQLRHVGSLLHWPHAVGHPEAHWHTSRRPPAPFQIAWLMQLTMGTTATETLSVAGNIFVSQTEAPLLIRPYLADMTLSEVHAVMVGGYATIAGSLLGAYISFGIDAASLIAASVMAAPGALALSKLVYPEVEESKFRSGEGVELSSRGAQNLVEAASSGAAISVKVVANIAANLIAFLAVLAFINAALSWLGDMVDIQGLSFQLLCSYVLRPVAFLMGAAWEDCAVVAELLGIKLFLNEFVAYQQLSEYKQRRLAGAEEWVDGAKQWISVRAEILTTFALCGFANFSSIGIMLGGLTSLAPQRRSDFSQIVLRALLTGACVSLVNACVAGVLYVPRGPEVDCVSLLNNTLSSSSFEVYQCCREAFQSSLELGPALSPQALSNCCRFYNHTACA; from the exons ATGGCAGACGGCGCACCCATCCCGAGGCAGGCCACCTCCCTCACACCCGTGGCCCTCGGCCTGGAGAACATGGGGGCTGAGCTCTTGGAGAGAATG GAGGAAGGCCGGCTCGCTGGTGGTGACTGGAAGCCTGCACCAGGCGCGCAGAGTGAGGACGGCTGGAGCACAGCGGGGTCCAAGCCCTCCTCACGATG GCCTCTCCCCAGGAGGAGCCTGCAGCCAGTCCAGAGAGCCAGAAGCTTCTGCCAGGAGCACGCGCAGCTGTTTCGATGGATCGGCACAGGCCTGCTCTGTACTG CGTACGCGGCCTTCCTGCTGGTCGCCTGCCTCCTGGACATGCAGAGGGCCCTGGCGCTGCTTGTCCTCACCAGTGTGGCCCTGGTCTTCCTGGCCTACAGCCTGCTGAAGAGGCTTCTGGGGCCGAGGCTGGGCAGGTGCCCGGGGCTCCGGTGCGTGGGGCTCCCCAGACGTTCCTGTCTGAACCTCTGGCTTAAAAG GGGTCTGGCGCTGGCTGCCATCCTGGGCCTGGTCTTGTGGCTCTCTCTGGACACATCCCAGCGGCCCGAGCAGTTGGTCTCCTTTGCAGGGATCTGCGTGTTCATCGTCTTCCTCTTTGCCTGCTCCAAGCACCACGGTGCC GTGTCCTGGCGGGCTGTGTGCTGGGGCCTTGCGCTGCAGTTTCTGCTTGGACTCTTTGTCATCAGAACAGAGCCCGGATTTGTTGCCTTCCAGTGGCTGGGGGAACAGATCCAG GTCTTCCTGAGCTACACTGAGGCAGGCTCCAGCTTTGTATTTGGGGAGGCGCTGGTCAAGGATGTCTTTGCCTTTCAG GTCCTCTGCTCTCTGTCAGGTCTTGCCCATTATCATCTTCTTCAGCTGCGTCATGTCGGTTCTCTACTACATTGGCCTCATGCAGTGGGTCATCCTGAAG CTCACTGGCACACCTCACGAAGGCCACCTGCTCCCTTCCAGATTGCCTGGCTGATGCAGCTCACCATGGGGACCACGGCTACAGAGACCCTGAGTGTGGCAGGAAACATCTTTGTGAGCCAG ACCGAGGCTCCTCTGCTGATCCGGCCCTACTTGGCTGACATGACGCTGTCAGAGGTGCACGCTGTCATGGTGGGAGGCTACGCCACCATTGCTGGCAGTCTGCTGGGTGCCTACATCTCTTTTGGG aTCGACGCCGCCTCTCTCATCGCAGCGTCTGTGATGGCAGCCCCTGGTGCCCTAGCTCTCTCCAAGCTGGTCTACCCCGAAGTGGAGGAGTCCAAGTTCAGGAGTGGGGAAGGGGTGGAGCTGAGCTCCAG AGGTGCTCAGAACCTCGTGGAGGCAGCCAGCAGTGGGGCCGCCATCTCAGTCAAGGTTGTGGCCAACATTGCCGCCAACCTCATCGCCTTCTTGGCTGTCCTGGCCTTCATCAACGCTGCCCTCTCCTGGCTGGGTGACATGGTGGACATCCAGGGGCTCAGTTTCCAG CTCCTCTGCTCCTATGTCCTGCGGCCCGTGGCCTTCTTGATGGGCGCTGCCTGGGAGGACTGTGCGGTGGTGGCCGAGCTTCTGGGCATCAAGCTGTTTCTCAACGAGTTTGTGGCCTACCAGCAGCTCTCGGAGTACAAGCAGCGCCGCCTGGCGGGGGCTGAGGAATGGGTCGATGGCGCCAAGCAGTGGATCTCT GTGAGAGCAGAAATCCTTACCACGTTCGCCCTCTGTGGATTTGCCAACTTCAGCTCCATTGGGATCATGCTGGGAGGCCTGA CCTCCCTGGCCCCCCAGCGGAGGAGCGACTTCTCCCAGATTGTGTTGCGGGCGCTGCTTACAGGGGCCTGCGTGTCCCTCGTGAATGCTTGCGTGGCAG GAGTCCTGTATGTGCCCAGGGGGCCAGAGGTGGACTGTGTGTCCCTCCTCAACAACACCCTCAGCAGCAGCAGCTTTGAGGTGTATCAGTGCTGCCGTGAGGCTTTCCAGAG CAGCCTGGAGCTTGGCCCGGCGCTCAGCCCACAGGCTCTGAGCAACTGCTGCCGCTTCTACAACCACACGGCCTGTGCCTAG
- the Slc28a1 gene encoding sodium/nucleoside cotransporter 1 isoform X3 has product MADGAPIPRQATSLTPVALGLENMGAELLERMEEGRLAGGDWKPAPGAQSEDGWSTAGSKPSSRWRSLQPVQRARSFCQEHAQLFRWIGTGLLCTAYAAFLLVACLLDMQRALALLVLTSVALVFLAYSLLKRLLGPRLGRCPGLRCVGLPRRSCLNLWLKRGLALAAILGLVLWLSLDTSQRPEQLVSFAGICVFIVFLFACSKHHGAVSWRAVCWGLALQFLLGLFVIRTEPGFVAFQWLGEQIQVFLSYTEAGSSFVFGEALVKDVFAFQVLCSLSGLAHYHLLQLRHVGSLLHWPHAVGHPEAHWHTSRRPPAPFQIAWLMQLTMGTTATETLSVAGNIFVSQTEAPLLIRPYLADMTLSEVHAVMVGGYATIAGSLLGAYISFGIDAASLIAASVMAAPGALALSKLVYPEVEESKFRSGEGVELSSRGAQNLVEAASSGAAISVKVVANIAANLIAFLAVLAFINAALSWLGDMVDIQGLSFQLLCSYVLRPVAFLMGAAWEDCAVVAELLGIKLFLNEFVAYQQLSEYKQRRLAGAEEWVDGAKQWISVRAEILTTFALCGFANFSSIGIMLGGLTSLAPQRRSDFSQIVLRALLTGACVSLVNACVAGVLYVPRGPEVDCVSLLNNTLSSSSFEVYQCCREAFQSSLELGPALSPQALSNCCRFYNHTACA; this is encoded by the exons ATGGCAGACGGCGCACCCATCCCGAGGCAGGCCACCTCCCTCACACCCGTGGCCCTCGGCCTGGAGAACATGGGGGCTGAGCTCTTGGAGAGAATG GAGGAAGGCCGGCTCGCTGGTGGTGACTGGAAGCCTGCACCAGGCGCGCAGAGTGAGGACGGCTGGAGCACAGCGGGGTCCAAGCCCTCCTCACGATG GAGGAGCCTGCAGCCAGTCCAGAGAGCCAGAAGCTTCTGCCAGGAGCACGCGCAGCTGTTTCGATGGATCGGCACAGGCCTGCTCTGTACTG CGTACGCGGCCTTCCTGCTGGTCGCCTGCCTCCTGGACATGCAGAGGGCCCTGGCGCTGCTTGTCCTCACCAGTGTGGCCCTGGTCTTCCTGGCCTACAGCCTGCTGAAGAGGCTTCTGGGGCCGAGGCTGGGCAGGTGCCCGGGGCTCCGGTGCGTGGGGCTCCCCAGACGTTCCTGTCTGAACCTCTGGCTTAAAAG GGGTCTGGCGCTGGCTGCCATCCTGGGCCTGGTCTTGTGGCTCTCTCTGGACACATCCCAGCGGCCCGAGCAGTTGGTCTCCTTTGCAGGGATCTGCGTGTTCATCGTCTTCCTCTTTGCCTGCTCCAAGCACCACGGTGCC GTGTCCTGGCGGGCTGTGTGCTGGGGCCTTGCGCTGCAGTTTCTGCTTGGACTCTTTGTCATCAGAACAGAGCCCGGATTTGTTGCCTTCCAGTGGCTGGGGGAACAGATCCAG GTCTTCCTGAGCTACACTGAGGCAGGCTCCAGCTTTGTATTTGGGGAGGCGCTGGTCAAGGATGTCTTTGCCTTTCAG GTCCTCTGCTCTCTGTCAGGTCTTGCCCATTATCATCTTCTTCAGCTGCGTCATGTCGGTTCTCTACTACATTGGCCTCATGCAGTGGGTCATCCTGAAG CTCACTGGCACACCTCACGAAGGCCACCTGCTCCCTTCCAGATTGCCTGGCTGATGCAGCTCACCATGGGGACCACGGCTACAGAGACCCTGAGTGTGGCAGGAAACATCTTTGTGAGCCAG ACCGAGGCTCCTCTGCTGATCCGGCCCTACTTGGCTGACATGACGCTGTCAGAGGTGCACGCTGTCATGGTGGGAGGCTACGCCACCATTGCTGGCAGTCTGCTGGGTGCCTACATCTCTTTTGGG aTCGACGCCGCCTCTCTCATCGCAGCGTCTGTGATGGCAGCCCCTGGTGCCCTAGCTCTCTCCAAGCTGGTCTACCCCGAAGTGGAGGAGTCCAAGTTCAGGAGTGGGGAAGGGGTGGAGCTGAGCTCCAG AGGTGCTCAGAACCTCGTGGAGGCAGCCAGCAGTGGGGCCGCCATCTCAGTCAAGGTTGTGGCCAACATTGCCGCCAACCTCATCGCCTTCTTGGCTGTCCTGGCCTTCATCAACGCTGCCCTCTCCTGGCTGGGTGACATGGTGGACATCCAGGGGCTCAGTTTCCAG CTCCTCTGCTCCTATGTCCTGCGGCCCGTGGCCTTCTTGATGGGCGCTGCCTGGGAGGACTGTGCGGTGGTGGCCGAGCTTCTGGGCATCAAGCTGTTTCTCAACGAGTTTGTGGCCTACCAGCAGCTCTCGGAGTACAAGCAGCGCCGCCTGGCGGGGGCTGAGGAATGGGTCGATGGCGCCAAGCAGTGGATCTCT GTGAGAGCAGAAATCCTTACCACGTTCGCCCTCTGTGGATTTGCCAACTTCAGCTCCATTGGGATCATGCTGGGAGGCCTGA CCTCCCTGGCCCCCCAGCGGAGGAGCGACTTCTCCCAGATTGTGTTGCGGGCGCTGCTTACAGGGGCCTGCGTGTCCCTCGTGAATGCTTGCGTGGCAG GAGTCCTGTATGTGCCCAGGGGGCCAGAGGTGGACTGTGTGTCCCTCCTCAACAACACCCTCAGCAGCAGCAGCTTTGAGGTGTATCAGTGCTGCCGTGAGGCTTTCCAGAG CAGCCTGGAGCTTGGCCCGGCGCTCAGCCCACAGGCTCTGAGCAACTGCTGCCGCTTCTACAACCACACGGCCTGTGCCTAG